The genomic window CGCTGCTGCCGCCCGGCGTGCAATCCGTGTTCCACGGATTGCGGGTGACGCCGAAGGCGCTGTTTTCGGTGCTGGCGCCCATCGCGAACTCGTCCATGTTCGTCTTTCCGACCAACAGGGCGTCGGCGGCGCGCAGTTTGGCGACCACGGTGGCGTCGTAGGGCGGCTGAAAGTTTTTCAGCATCCGCGACGAACAGGTCGTCGGCATGTCGGTGGTGCAGAGCACGTCTTTAACGGCCACCGGGATCCCGGCCAGGGGACCAAGCGTTTCGCCGGCGCTGCGGCGGCGGTCGATGGCGGCGGCTTGGTCGAGCAGTTGTTCGCCGGCCGTGCAGGTAAAGGCCGCGATGGTCGGTTCGGTAGCGGCCGCACGGTCGAGAACGGCGCGGGCCACGTCGACCGCGGAGACCTCGCCGTCGGATAACATGCGTTGTAAGCGAGTGGCCGAATCAAGCGGTATCGTCATGGCAGGTCAGGGTGTAGCTACGCTCGCCAGAGCGTGGGCGAGAGGGGCGGACGAGGTAAGCGTCCAAAGTCTGGCGACTTCGGCTACGTGTCGGTCCAAAGTCTGGCGACTTCGGCTCCGGGGCTATGACGGTAGGACCGGCGGCACCAGGAAGCACTCTTTGTCGGCCAGCGGGGCATTGGCCAGGGCGGCCTCACGCGGCAGTCCGGGTTCGATGGTGTCGCTCACCCAGCGATTGTTGACATCCAAAGCCGTGGTCATCGGTTCCACGTCTTCGGTGTCTAACTCCGCCAGTTGTTCGACGAACCCCAGGATCCGTTCCAGTTGAGGGCCCAGCGTCTGCACCTCCTGGTCGGTCAGTTCCAGCCGAGCCAGGTGTGCCAATTTGCGGATGTCGTCGTCGGAGAAAGCCATATTTATTTCTTGGCGGCTTTGGTTTCGCCCAATTCAAAGGGTTTCACTTTGACGGCTTTGCGAACCGCACCGCTGCGGATGCAGGCCGTGCAGACGCGCATCGTCTTGTTTTGGCCGCTGGGCGTGGTGACGTGAACTTTCTGCAGATTGGGGATGAATTTGCGACGCGTGATGCCGGTGATTTTCGTACCCACCCCGCCCAAATACTTCGCTTTACCGCGGGTTTCGACGCGGTTGCCCATCTGGACTTTCTTACCGCAGGATTCGCATTGACGGGCCATGACTGTTCTCCGACGTTTCCAAAAAACGATATTTAAATATGGTTAAGCAGCAAATTGCTTGGCGAGGCTATTTTTCGAAGCTCAAGAGTATACCGCCGGCGTGGCTGCGTACAACCGCGGATCCGGTTTTGTCGCGACCGGGGCTTTTCGTAGCCGAACTCGCCAAAGTTTGGGTTTTCGGTCGAGCGGTCCAAAGTCTGGCGACTTCGGCTACGGGCGTCCACCGTCTGGCGACGGTAGCTACGTTGCCGGAAACATTTTTCTGGTTTCTTTGCGGTTTTGGGTGATGCGGCGGGGGACTGGCCCCGATAACCCTCATAGTTCACCTGACCGGCACAGTTTGCCGGCCTTGGTGAACATGTATCCCGGGGGGGAACCATGATATCTGTATTCCGCGACCATTCTTGGTGACCCATGTGTCGATTGTTGTCTATTGGCCTGCAAGTCCTTGTGTTGTTCCTGTTGCTGTTCAGTACGGGGTGTTCATTGGTGCAGCCGAAGCCCTCGGTTGGCTTAAGTGCGAGTGGGCTGCAGAGCGGCGCCGCAGCTGGCGGGCTGGCGGCCAGCGGGTCCGAAGAAGTGTTTCAGCGGATCAAGCAGGCGAAGTCGCAGAATTCGATCGTGCTGCAGGTCGATGGTGATGACGAGCCGGTGCGGGTGTTGCCTTTGCCGCCGGAGGGTCGCTCGGTGAACGTTAGCGATTTGTTAGAGCAGACAGGCGTGGCGTCCGCGTTTGGCGGGATGCAGGTGCGGGTTTACCGTGATTCGCCGAAGCAGGTCGGGGGTGTGCGAATGGACGTGCATTTTGACGGCAAGCAGGTGCGGCCGGAAAGCGATTATGCGTTGCGACCGGGGGACCGCATTTTGGTTCGCCGTGATGAGTCGACGATGGTGGGGAGATTTCTGAGCGGGCTGGTCCCGGGCAATACGGTCAAAGCGCTGGGTGGGTGAGAGTTGCGAGATCTGAGATCTGAGATCTGAGATCTGAGATCTGAGATCTGAGATCTGAGATTTGAGATCTGAGATTTGAGATTTGAGATTTGAGATTTGAGATTTGAGATTTGAGATTTGAGATTTGAGATTTGAGATTTGAGATTTGAGATTTGAGATTTGAGATTTGAGATTTGAGATTTGAGATTTGAGATTTGAGATTTGAGATTTGAAGCGTGCAAGAGCCGGTGGAATTCGCTCGTGAGGCAGGCCGCAAACTGCCTCGCGAGCGAATGGTATTTTGGCGAGGTTTTCGCCGGCGTTGCGGTGACGAAGCTGGATATTAGGTGTGAGCGGTGGGGGAAATGGCGAGCGGCCGACGGTTGGCGAGCCGTAATGGCTCGCTTTTTGCCCTCCGCGGGCCGGGGACGAACCTTTCGCCCCGGTTTGAGCTCACTAAATTGGGGATTCTGAGCGGAAAAATGGCGAACGGGCAAATTCCGTCTTGTCGCATTTCGCGGGATCGCTAAACTCTGCCCTTCTCGTGCCTGCCACATTCGTGGGCGGCATGGGATTGGCCAGCGTAGCTCAGTTGGCAGAGCAGCTGATTTGTAATCAGCAGGTCGTGGGTTCGAACCCCTCCGCTGGCTCTGTCCGTGCTGTTTCGCAGCCAAGACGTAAGTCAAGAATTGAAACCCGAGACAACTCGTGGGCTTTGTCAGCGAGTGGTTTTCCGGGGGGTTGCCCGAGTGGTTAAAGGGGGCGGACTGTAAATCCGCTGACATTGTCTACATAGGTTCGAATCCTATACCCCCCATAGCTTGCCGTGAGGCGGTTGGTGATAGTGAATCGTTGCTGAGAGTGAGAGATCGCTCGACGTGGCCGGAGTAGATTGCGGGTGTAGCTCAATGGTAGAGCAGCAGCCTTCCAAGCTGAATACGAGGGTTCGATTCCCTTCACCCGCTTTGTGAGTTTTGAGGCATTGCTGTTGTAGCTCAGTTGGTAGAGCACATCCTTGGTAAGGATGAGGTCATGGGTTCAAGTCCCATCAACAGCTCTTTTTTAGTTTTTGTGTTAACTGGCGCGGCCGCGGTTTTTCCGAGCGACGTTGTGGTGTGAAGACAACGCGGAGAAACGAGCGGATGTCGCGGGGCGTTCCCGTTGGGCAAGCCAGTCAGATGGTTGCAGGTGAAAATAATGGCTAAGGCAACTTTCGAGCGTACCAAACCACACGTCAACGTGGGAACGATCGGTCACATTGACCATGGTAAAACGACCACCACTGGCGCGATTCTCGCTGTGCAAGCAGCCAAGGGTCTAGCCGAAGCAAAGAATTATTCGGATATCGCTAAGGGCGGTACGGTTCGTGACCAGACCAAAACCGTGACGATCGCCGTGGCTCACGTCGAGTATGAGACGGACACGCGTCACTACGCTCACATCGACTGCCCCGGCCACGCCGACTTTATCAAGAACATGATCACCGGTGCCGCCCAGATGGACGGTGCGATCTTGGTGGTTAGTGCTGCGGACGGCCCTATGCCGCAGACCAAAGAGCACGTGTTGTTGGCTCGCCAGGTTGGCGTGCCCTACATCGTGGTGTTCTTGAATAAGTGCGACCTGGTCGACGACGAAGAGTTGTTGGAGCTGGTCGAGCTGGAAACTCGCGAACTGTTGAGCAAGTACAGCTTCCCCGGCGACGATTTGCCCGTCGTCCATGGTAGCGCTCTGCCGGCTTACAACAATCCTGCCGATCCCGAAGCCAGTAA from Roseimaritima ulvae includes these protein-coding regions:
- the gatC gene encoding Asp-tRNA(Asn)/Glu-tRNA(Gln) amidotransferase subunit GatC, which produces MAFSDDDIRKLAHLARLELTDQEVQTLGPQLERILGFVEQLAELDTEDVEPMTTALDVNNRWVSDTIEPGLPREAALANAPLADKECFLVPPVLPS
- the rpmB gene encoding 50S ribosomal protein L28, which encodes MARQCESCGKKVQMGNRVETRGKAKYLGGVGTKITGITRRKFIPNLQKVHVTTPSGQNKTMRVCTACIRSGAVRKAVKVKPFELGETKAAKK